One window of the Shewanella maritima genome contains the following:
- a CDS encoding sugar porter family MFS transporter → MTDKLSSSWVIAFVVSLGGFIFGFDASVISGVIGFVEQEFNLTSWQQGFVVSAPTLGAILANFGAGYFSDRLGRKPVLIIIAILYSISALLSAFAFSYSMLVLARFIGGLAFASLILGPLYIAEISPAAKRGRFVSLNQLNIMIGFSAAYFANYFILKLAQVDVYLLDLVNFKQHIWRWMLGIEAVPAIIYACLLAFVPRSPRWLVLNNRPKEAKQILARMMQPEEAQRQWQEISASQCSEQLPLKLGLSKVFSSKMRMVLTIGLLVGIIQQITGINAVYFYAPTIFEQTGIGKDAAFAQAAMVGVVNLVFTIIAMLLIDRLGRKPLMIIGLIGVTVSMSVCAYGFSQAQYDPRLILGGILGFVASFAISLGPVMWVLLSEIFPNNIRALGIAVVGVINSVVSYIVQLLFPWQLEYLGASVTFAIYAGFALVGLLLVSRILPETRGVSLEQLEQRLTREQAYA, encoded by the coding sequence ATGACTGACAAACTTTCATCTAGCTGGGTCATTGCATTTGTTGTGTCATTGGGTGGGTTTATCTTTGGCTTTGACGCCTCTGTCATTTCAGGGGTGATTGGTTTTGTTGAGCAAGAGTTTAATTTAACCAGTTGGCAGCAAGGCTTTGTAGTTAGTGCACCGACACTCGGGGCGATTTTGGCAAACTTTGGCGCAGGGTACTTTAGCGATCGCTTAGGGCGCAAACCTGTGTTGATCATCATTGCCATCTTATATTCCATCTCAGCGCTGCTATCCGCCTTTGCTTTTAGCTACAGCATGTTAGTGCTTGCTCGCTTCATTGGCGGTTTAGCCTTTGCATCATTAATTTTAGGGCCCTTGTATATTGCTGAGATCTCTCCTGCGGCCAAACGTGGGCGTTTTGTTTCCCTTAATCAACTCAATATTATGATTGGTTTTAGCGCCGCCTATTTTGCTAACTACTTCATACTCAAGCTGGCTCAAGTGGATGTTTACCTACTTGATTTAGTTAACTTTAAACAGCACATTTGGCGCTGGATGTTAGGTATTGAAGCCGTGCCTGCCATTATCTACGCGTGTTTGCTTGCCTTTGTGCCGCGCAGCCCAAGGTGGCTAGTGTTAAATAACCGTCCAAAAGAAGCGAAACAAATCCTAGCCAGGATGATGCAGCCAGAGGAGGCGCAGCGTCAGTGGCAAGAGATCAGCGCCAGTCAATGTAGTGAGCAACTACCGTTAAAGTTGGGGTTGTCTAAGGTGTTTAGCAGCAAAATGCGCATGGTATTAACCATAGGTTTGCTGGTGGGCATTATTCAGCAGATCACTGGTATCAATGCGGTGTACTTCTATGCGCCTACTATTTTTGAGCAAACCGGTATTGGTAAAGATGCAGCGTTTGCTCAAGCCGCGATGGTCGGTGTAGTCAACTTGGTGTTTACTATCATCGCTATGTTATTGATAGACCGTTTAGGTCGTAAACCCCTGATGATAATAGGCTTAATTGGGGTGACTGTGAGCATGTCGGTCTGTGCTTATGGTTTCTCACAAGCGCAATATGACCCTAGGCTGATCTTGGGCGGCATTTTAGGTTTTGTTGCTTCATTTGCCATCTCTCTTGGACCTGTGATGTGGGTGCTGCTGTCAGAGATTTTTCCCAATAATATTCGTGCGTTAGGGATTGCCGTGGTTGGCGTGATTAATAGTGTCGTCAGTTATATCGTGCAGCTGTTATTTCCATGGCAGCTTGAATATCTCGGTGCCAGTGTCACCTTTGCAATATATGCAGGTTTTGCCTTAGTGGGTTTGTTACTTGTAAGCCGAATCTTACCTGAGACACGCGGCGTATCATTGGAGCAGTTAGAGCAACGGTTGACTCGCGAGCAGGCTTACGCCTAA
- the xylA gene encoding xylose isomerase — protein MSEFFTGIDKIRYEGPESTNPLAFRYYDENRVVLGKTMKEHLRFAACYWHNFCWNGFDIFGANTFDRPWLESGDALERAKQKADVAFEFFSKLGVPYYCFHDVDVAPEGNSISEYLANFAAMEEVLAHKQEQTGMKLLWGTANLFSNKRYMSGGATNPDPEVFAYGATQVCTALDATKRLGGENYVLWGGREGYETLLNTDLKKERQQFARFLAMVVEHKHKIGFTGDLLIEPKPQEPTKHQYDYDTATVHGFLCQYGLEKEFKVNIEANHATLAGHSFHHEIANAFALDVFGSIDANRGDPQLGWDTDQFPNSVEEMTLIMHEILKGGGFTNGGFNFDTKIRRQSINPNDLFHGHIGGMDTIAVALLKAADMFEEGSLSRNVASRYANWDGELGQRILSGKVDLAGLKDYATASKLDPQPVSGEQERLENYVNRIIF, from the coding sequence ATGAGCGAATTTTTTACTGGGATTGACAAAATTCGATACGAAGGCCCTGAATCAACTAATCCGTTAGCGTTCCGTTACTATGACGAAAACCGTGTGGTGCTTGGCAAAACCATGAAAGAGCATCTACGTTTTGCCGCATGTTACTGGCATAACTTCTGCTGGAATGGTTTCGATATTTTTGGTGCTAATACCTTTGACAGGCCATGGTTGGAATCTGGTGATGCGCTAGAGCGTGCCAAGCAAAAAGCCGATGTGGCTTTTGAGTTCTTTAGCAAACTTGGTGTGCCTTATTACTGTTTCCATGATGTGGATGTTGCGCCTGAAGGTAACTCAATTAGTGAGTATTTGGCTAACTTCGCGGCGATGGAAGAGGTGTTAGCTCATAAACAAGAGCAAACCGGAATGAAGCTTCTTTGGGGCACTGCGAATCTGTTTAGCAACAAGCGTTATATGTCGGGTGGCGCAACTAACCCAGATCCTGAAGTCTTTGCTTATGGTGCAACCCAAGTGTGTACGGCGCTGGATGCGACCAAGCGCCTAGGCGGCGAAAACTATGTACTGTGGGGCGGCCGTGAAGGCTATGAAACACTACTTAACACAGACCTTAAAAAAGAGCGCCAACAGTTTGCCCGCTTCCTAGCGATGGTAGTGGAGCACAAACACAAAATTGGTTTTACCGGTGACTTGTTGATTGAGCCAAAGCCGCAAGAGCCAACTAAGCATCAGTATGACTATGACACGGCAACAGTGCACGGCTTCTTATGTCAGTACGGGCTTGAGAAAGAGTTTAAAGTCAACATTGAAGCAAACCATGCCACACTCGCTGGCCACTCATTCCATCATGAAATTGCCAATGCCTTTGCACTTGACGTGTTTGGCTCAATTGACGCTAACCGTGGTGATCCACAGCTGGGTTGGGATACGGATCAGTTCCCAAATAGCGTGGAAGAAATGACCCTGATCATGCATGAGATCCTTAAGGGCGGTGGCTTTACCAATGGTGGCTTCAACTTCGACACTAAAATTCGTCGTCAAAGCATTAACCCAAATGATCTATTCCATGGGCATATTGGTGGCATGGATACCATTGCCGTGGCGCTATTAAAAGCGGCTGATATGTTTGAAGAAGGCAGCTTGTCACGCAATGTAGCTAGCCGTTATGCCAATTGGGATGGTGAGCTTGGGCAGCGTATCTTGTCTGGTAAAGTCGATTTGGCAGGTTTAAAAGACTACGCCACTGCTAGCAAGCTTGATCCGCAACCAGTTAGTGGAGAGCAGGAACGTTTAGAAAATTACGTTAACCGTATCATTTTCTAA
- a CDS encoding Gfo/Idh/MocA family protein: MKQLNWGIIGAGRIAQQFAADIALVDNAHLYAIAARELSRAQAFADDYQAEQAYGSYEQLLDDPKLDAVYIATPHNLHFEQAKAAILGGKSVLCEKPFTVSPLEAQTLFELAQREQVYLMEGMWTYFLPAIQKAKAWVEQGRIGKLRHIKADFGYPIEYHPRRREYDVNLAGGALFEMGIYPIALTHLFCKQAPQSLQVDSTLAQNGVEDDVCSLQRFGDVKATLGTSFKCRLGNKAYLIGEQGYIVIPDFFRASECALYQIDECLEEFSEPHQGHGFEYEIAAVTDEIQQGKLTCAVVTPEDTVAFQQRIAEMRALCLC; this comes from the coding sequence ATGAAACAACTAAATTGGGGAATTATTGGAGCAGGGCGCATTGCCCAGCAGTTTGCTGCAGATATAGCCTTAGTCGATAACGCTCATCTATATGCCATCGCCGCGCGCGAACTCAGTCGGGCGCAAGCCTTTGCTGATGACTATCAAGCAGAGCAGGCCTATGGTAGTTACGAGCAGTTGCTTGACGATCCCAAATTGGATGCCGTGTACATTGCCACGCCCCATAACTTGCACTTTGAGCAAGCTAAAGCGGCAATTTTGGGCGGTAAGTCAGTACTATGTGAAAAGCCCTTTACCGTGTCGCCACTTGAAGCGCAGACTTTATTTGAGCTAGCACAGCGCGAGCAAGTCTATTTGATGGAAGGTATGTGGACCTACTTTTTGCCAGCAATTCAAAAAGCGAAAGCTTGGGTCGAGCAAGGGCGTATTGGTAAGTTACGCCATATTAAAGCTGATTTTGGTTACCCTATTGAGTATCACCCTAGACGCCGCGAATATGACGTTAATCTAGCAGGCGGCGCTTTGTTTGAAATGGGCATTTATCCTATCGCGCTCACCCACCTATTTTGCAAACAAGCACCGCAATCGCTGCAAGTGGACAGTACATTGGCGCAAAATGGCGTTGAAGATGATGTATGCAGTTTGCAGCGCTTCGGGGATGTCAAAGCGACGCTAGGTACATCATTTAAATGCCGTTTAGGTAATAAGGCTTATCTGATTGGTGAGCAAGGCTATATTGTTATTCCCGACTTCTTTCGCGCCAGTGAATGTGCACTATATCAGATTGATGAATGTCTCGAAGAGTTCAGCGAGCCTCATCAAGGTCATGGCTTTGAGTATGAAATTGCTGCTGTTACCGATGAAATCCAGCAAGGTAAGCTCACCTGCGCTGTGGTGACTCCCGAGGACACGGTGGCATTTCAGCAACGAATTGCTGAAATGCGCGCGCTGTGTTTGTGTTAG
- the xylB gene encoding xylulokinase, with protein MFLGIDLGTSCIKLIVMGDTGRVTATQSVALEVSRPQALWSEQSPQSWVDGLYQAMDKLAFDKALDGLQAIGLSGQMHGATLLDIQGKVLRPAILWNDGRSAEQCQQIEQLVPNARQICGNQVMPGFTAPKLLWTKQFEPAVFERVDKVLLPKDYLRYELTGEFASDLSDATGTVWTDVAKRDWSDELLAATGLSREHMPKLYEGSEITGFLKTELAQRWGIKSVPLVAGAGDNAAGAIGVGIIKPEQAMLSLGTSGVYFAVSDGYHANPDQAVHSFCHALPNTWHLMSVVLSAASCLSWLAQLTATSVADLLLELQAHKQPLSDEVMFLPYLSGERTPHNNPYAKGMFFGMSHSTSRADLTKAVLEGVGYAFADGADKLHDSGVMPAEVSLIGGGAKSPLWRQMLADILGQNLVYRESGDVGPALGAARLAQLAVTDASIDDVCPVPTLLGEYQADQTRYERHQLRRIKFSELYQRTKDLL; from the coding sequence GTGTTTTTAGGAATCGATTTAGGTACCTCTTGTATCAAACTGATTGTGATGGGTGACACTGGGCGTGTCACAGCAACACAGAGCGTTGCGTTAGAGGTGTCTCGTCCACAAGCGCTTTGGTCTGAGCAATCACCACAAAGCTGGGTTGACGGTCTGTATCAGGCGATGGACAAGCTGGCGTTCGACAAAGCACTCGATGGTCTTCAGGCAATTGGCTTATCAGGGCAAATGCATGGTGCAACCTTGTTAGACATTCAGGGCAAAGTGCTTCGTCCAGCTATTTTGTGGAACGACGGCCGCAGTGCTGAGCAGTGTCAGCAAATAGAGCAATTAGTCCCTAACGCCAGACAGATTTGCGGTAATCAGGTGATGCCTGGTTTTACTGCACCAAAGCTGCTGTGGACCAAACAATTTGAGCCGGCAGTGTTTGAACGAGTGGATAAGGTATTACTGCCAAAAGATTATCTACGTTATGAGCTAACTGGTGAATTTGCCTCAGACCTATCTGACGCTACAGGCACAGTATGGACAGACGTTGCCAAGCGTGACTGGAGTGATGAGCTGCTAGCGGCGACAGGCCTTAGCCGCGAGCACATGCCAAAGCTATATGAAGGCAGTGAAATTACCGGTTTCCTCAAGACTGAGCTTGCTCAGCGTTGGGGCATAAAATCTGTGCCGCTGGTTGCAGGTGCTGGGGATAACGCTGCTGGTGCTATTGGTGTTGGCATCATCAAACCAGAACAGGCGATGTTATCGCTGGGCACTTCTGGGGTGTACTTTGCGGTTTCTGATGGTTACCACGCTAACCCTGATCAAGCCGTGCACAGTTTTTGTCATGCGCTGCCAAACACCTGGCATCTTATGTCTGTGGTATTGAGCGCAGCCTCATGCCTTAGCTGGTTAGCCCAGTTAACTGCAACTTCAGTGGCTGATTTATTACTTGAGCTGCAAGCACACAAACAACCTCTCAGTGATGAAGTGATGTTCTTGCCTTATTTAAGTGGTGAACGCACTCCCCACAACAATCCTTATGCAAAAGGCATGTTTTTTGGCATGAGCCATAGCACTAGCCGTGCAGATTTGACCAAGGCCGTACTTGAAGGAGTGGGGTATGCCTTTGCCGACGGAGCCGACAAATTGCATGACTCAGGCGTGATGCCTGCTGAGGTATCGCTGATTGGTGGCGGGGCTAAAAGTCCGCTATGGCGACAAATGCTTGCCGATATTTTGGGGCAAAACCTAGTGTACCGAGAAAGCGGTGACGTTGGCCCAGCGCTAGGCGCAGCAAGGTTAGCTCAGTTAGCTGTTACTGACGCTAGCATCGATGATGTGTGTCCAGTTCCAACGCTGCTTGGTGAATATCAAGCTGATCAAACACGCTATGAACGCCACCAATTACGCCGAATTAAGTTCAGCGAGCTATATCAGCGAACCAAAGATTTACTTTAA
- a CDS encoding phytanoyl-CoA dioxygenase family protein codes for MDIQQLVAQFQRDGYLVLDNFFDKQLMQDCNEAILDHFGMSPEFLHNDEFLSQADTEVIPWFPEREGVALFSEVNRHALLSELTKAILGDDWYSQYSMVMFSKQGTKGQAWHQDCPPENPEQFNLNRLVYTMDISEHTGGLTQVMPGSHKAGLLPSNGQPMSEDDMVTLTPKAGTLVLLHGHCWHKVTPVTGKYRVSTNYRSAPQGTPEDITDICVYRNMRYRFSTSETIEVRG; via the coding sequence ATGGATATCCAACAATTAGTCGCGCAGTTTCAACGTGATGGTTATTTAGTGCTAGATAACTTTTTTGATAAACAACTGATGCAAGACTGCAATGAAGCGATCCTCGATCATTTTGGTATGAGCCCAGAATTCTTACATAACGATGAGTTTCTCAGCCAAGCTGATACCGAGGTTATCCCCTGGTTTCCTGAGCGTGAAGGCGTAGCCCTGTTTAGCGAAGTTAATCGCCACGCTTTGCTGAGTGAATTGACCAAAGCCATACTCGGCGACGACTGGTATTCCCAATACTCCATGGTGATGTTTTCCAAACAAGGCACTAAAGGCCAGGCCTGGCACCAAGACTGCCCACCAGAAAACCCTGAGCAATTTAATTTGAATCGCTTGGTTTACACCATGGATATTAGCGAGCACACAGGCGGACTGACTCAAGTCATGCCAGGCAGCCATAAAGCCGGATTATTACCAAGCAATGGGCAACCTATGTCCGAGGATGATATGGTCACCTTAACGCCTAAGGCCGGCACTCTAGTGTTGCTGCACGGCCACTGCTGGCATAAGGTCACACCTGTCACTGGCAAGTACCGCGTGTCGACTAATTACCGCAGCGCGCCTCAGGGAACCCCTGAAGACATCACTGACATATGCGTTTATCGCAATATGCGTTACCGCTTTTCCACCAGCGAAACGATTGAGGTTAGAGGTTAG
- a CDS encoding TonB-dependent receptor: MKKSTRLSPSIAALAVASALGTISMAHAQDATDQAQADEPMEVIAVKGIRSSLSRAQDIKRTSDGVVDAISAEDMGKFPDTNLAESLQRVTGVSIDRKNGEGNQVTVRGFGPSFNLVTLNGRSMPFADSPKQEGAGGTQNRSFNFDQISSESVTGVNIYKTAKADIASGGIGATVDIQTAKPFDYGEFKSAFSVKGNADTSVDKGSSVTPEFSGLVSDVFLDGKLGLLAAYSYSRRDSGQEIIASDGWLRQTAGNCELGFTTSIDNCGGNVIDDSASTNPNGTIWLPQNFNMDFSNHERVRQNAQFVVQFAPNDNIVASLDYFLSDYQNTVERYQTAHWIGNWVQGATDANGTIAKIHNGAGGTDFIGYYDELETRNDSIGFNLDWQLSDNLKANFDYHHSVSHAQPDGNLSEKSILLTNADFFCATSDQCYAGQFTLDYSQGTQLPILNDPAQMAEHGFDGLIHHLYDAHGTPYEGLNPYDPRVVRGNLVIGRGNEVENTIDQYQLDFEWVNDSDDALASIKFGAGYVDFQYDTTWRMNFTGIAGYTPNADDLTLVERGDVGSAFSGHQSLFSHFYQWDVAKMYSELEQAGFSFNPEVYNKVNEATTSAYVQFNFQSDFNGMPLNIVTGVRYEQTDVTGSTNQVTPYALRYVSLTELRSQFDDVPVYGETTIDGDYAYFLPNLDASLEVYDDVIARFSAGRSLTRNDLTALRPAVSLANSRPNGPYLAYQGNANLKPYISDNLDLSLEWYYAPGSYTSIGYFKKWVDNYIANETTSGPLYNADGVAYTDPSQGDLAAAGCNANGEDVPACDGTNVPNSPIIDWQITTPVNRESAEVDGFEIAVQHLFDDTGFGIQANYTYVNGDIEYDIYKTERQTALTGLSDSANLVAFYENYGFQARLAYNWRDKFLSSTDQLRAPDEPIFTEEYGQLDANVSYDINDNFTVFVEGLNLTDESLRMHGRFENQLVSAQSFGPRFSFGVRGSF; the protein is encoded by the coding sequence ATGAAAAAAAGTACAAGACTAAGCCCTAGCATAGCTGCGCTTGCAGTTGCGTCTGCTTTAGGCACGATTTCAATGGCACATGCGCAAGATGCAACCGATCAAGCTCAAGCTGACGAGCCAATGGAAGTGATTGCGGTAAAGGGTATTCGTAGTAGTTTGTCGCGCGCTCAAGATATCAAGCGTACATCTGATGGTGTAGTTGATGCGATTTCTGCTGAAGATATGGGTAAATTCCCAGATACCAACCTAGCTGAATCGCTGCAGCGTGTTACTGGTGTGTCGATTGATCGTAAAAACGGTGAAGGTAATCAGGTTACTGTGCGTGGTTTTGGCCCAAGCTTTAACTTGGTGACCTTAAATGGCCGTAGCATGCCGTTTGCTGACTCGCCAAAGCAAGAAGGCGCGGGTGGCACACAAAACCGTAGCTTCAACTTTGACCAAATCTCCTCAGAGTCAGTCACTGGCGTCAATATTTATAAAACGGCTAAAGCTGATATCGCATCGGGCGGTATTGGTGCTACGGTCGATATTCAAACCGCTAAACCATTTGATTATGGTGAGTTCAAATCCGCATTTAGCGTAAAAGGCAATGCAGACACTTCCGTTGATAAGGGCAGTAGCGTCACACCTGAATTTTCTGGCTTGGTGAGTGATGTATTTCTTGACGGCAAGTTAGGTCTGTTGGCAGCTTACTCATACTCTCGCCGTGATTCCGGGCAAGAAATCATTGCATCTGACGGTTGGTTACGTCAAACGGCGGGTAACTGTGAGCTTGGCTTTACCACCTCAATTGATAACTGTGGCGGCAATGTAATTGATGACAGTGCTAGCACTAACCCAAATGGCACCATTTGGTTACCGCAGAACTTCAATATGGACTTTAGTAACCACGAACGTGTGCGTCAAAACGCGCAATTTGTGGTGCAGTTTGCGCCAAACGACAACATTGTCGCTTCGCTTGACTACTTCTTATCTGACTACCAAAACACGGTAGAGCGTTACCAAACCGCGCACTGGATTGGTAACTGGGTTCAAGGCGCAACGGATGCCAATGGTACTATTGCTAAAATTCACAATGGCGCCGGTGGTACCGACTTTATTGGTTATTACGATGAGCTAGAAACCCGTAACGACTCAATTGGTTTCAACCTTGATTGGCAACTAAGCGACAACCTAAAAGCCAACTTCGATTATCATCATTCAGTGTCGCATGCTCAGCCAGATGGCAACTTATCTGAAAAGTCGATTCTACTTACTAACGCAGATTTTTTCTGTGCTACTTCAGATCAATGTTATGCAGGTCAGTTCACCCTTGATTACAGTCAGGGTACTCAGCTACCTATCTTAAACGACCCAGCACAAATGGCGGAGCATGGTTTTGATGGTTTAATTCATCACCTTTATGATGCTCATGGCACGCCGTATGAAGGGCTCAACCCTTACGATCCTCGCGTGGTACGTGGCAACTTGGTCATTGGCCGTGGTAACGAAGTAGAAAACACCATTGATCAGTATCAACTTGACTTTGAATGGGTTAATGACAGTGACGACGCGCTGGCAAGCATCAAGTTTGGTGCAGGCTATGTTGACTTCCAGTACGACACCACATGGCGCATGAATTTCACTGGTATTGCGGGCTATACGCCCAATGCTGATGACTTAACGCTAGTTGAGCGCGGTGACGTGGGCAGTGCATTCTCAGGGCATCAATCGCTATTTAGTCACTTCTACCAGTGGGATGTCGCTAAGATGTATTCAGAGCTTGAGCAAGCAGGCTTTAGCTTTAACCCTGAGGTTTACAACAAAGTAAACGAGGCGACGACTTCAGCGTATGTGCAGTTTAACTTCCAATCTGATTTTAACGGCATGCCGCTAAATATCGTGACTGGCGTGCGTTATGAACAAACCGATGTGACGGGCAGTACCAATCAGGTAACACCTTATGCACTGCGTTACGTAAGCTTAACTGAGCTACGTTCTCAGTTTGATGATGTACCTGTATATGGTGAAACCACGATTGATGGTGATTACGCCTACTTCTTACCAAATCTGGATGCCAGTTTAGAAGTGTATGATGACGTGATTGCGCGTTTTTCAGCAGGTCGTAGCTTAACCCGTAATGACTTAACGGCGCTGCGCCCAGCGGTGAGTCTAGCTAACTCTCGCCCAAACGGTCCTTACCTAGCTTACCAAGGTAACGCGAACCTGAAGCCTTATATCTCTGACAACTTAGACCTGTCGCTAGAGTGGTACTACGCGCCGGGTAGCTATACCTCGATTGGTTACTTTAAGAAGTGGGTTGATAACTATATTGCTAACGAAACCACCTCAGGTCCGTTATACAACGCTGATGGTGTCGCGTACACCGACCCTAGCCAAGGTGATTTAGCGGCAGCAGGTTGTAATGCAAATGGTGAAGATGTACCAGCATGTGATGGCACCAACGTACCTAATTCACCAATTATTGATTGGCAGATCACTACACCGGTTAACCGCGAGTCTGCAGAAGTTGATGGTTTCGAGATTGCCGTGCAGCACCTGTTTGATGATACCGGCTTTGGTATACAAGCTAACTACACTTATGTAAATGGTGATATTGAGTACGACATTTATAAAACCGAGCGCCAAACCGCGCTTACCGGTTTGAGTGACTCTGCGAACCTGGTTGCCTTTTATGAAAACTACGGCTTCCAGGCACGTTTGGCCTACAACTGGCGTGATAAGTTCTTATCGAGCACAGATCAACTCCGTGCGCCTGATGAGCCGATTTTCACTGAAGAGTACGGCCAGCTAGATGCCAATGTGAGTTACGACATCAACGACAACTTCACTGTGTTTGTTGAAGGTTTGAATCTTACTGATGAGTCACTGCGTATGCATGGCCGTTTTGAGAATCAACTTGTTAGCGCACAGTCATTTGGCCCTCGATTCAGCTTCGGTGTTCGAGGTAGCTTCTAA
- a CDS encoding glycoside hydrolase family 26 protein: protein MLTKLQLTGLIGCLLTVSTSCAGTKPIDVGGNHADKTSVASAVNDTAKAALLPAHTKLLPADNKLLLFVGQDSDTIAQYQQAIPQDKLEGVTLYTTLKTADANVALPAVYQSADWNSGEVSFSKTLSKAPKAALAIGLAFDSCNDVNHSENIASGAYDASIAKLADYLTSLAPRQVFLRIGYEFDGPWNCYSPSSYKQAFKRVASHLNKRNLDNVATVWQSAAWPDPTIAGDNRAQYSFNNKNHLNDWYPGDEYVDWIGVSVFYRDLKQWAYTPPYTPDFAQQQILQFARHKQKPILIAEAAPQAYRTGALTHSYIQKNTQKPISAEQLWQDWYQPLFDFIYANQDVIRALAYINTHWETQGMWHCAEDASPPNDDCRNGNWGDSRVQANPYIQQKWLEQISNPQKWIQAE, encoded by the coding sequence ATGCTAACCAAGTTACAGCTTACTGGATTGATAGGATGTTTACTGACAGTCTCTACAAGTTGCGCAGGCACCAAGCCAATTGATGTGGGCGGTAATCATGCAGACAAAACTAGTGTCGCCAGTGCTGTTAACGATACGGCTAAAGCGGCTTTGCTACCCGCGCACACTAAACTATTGCCCGCCGACAATAAGCTGCTACTTTTTGTCGGCCAAGACTCAGACACGATTGCCCAGTATCAACAAGCGATCCCGCAAGACAAATTAGAAGGCGTGACCTTGTACACCACGCTCAAAACCGCTGATGCCAACGTAGCGCTGCCGGCGGTTTATCAAAGCGCTGATTGGAATTCTGGCGAAGTATCATTTAGCAAAACACTCAGTAAAGCACCTAAGGCAGCGTTAGCCATTGGTCTTGCGTTCGATAGCTGTAACGACGTTAACCACAGCGAGAATATTGCATCAGGCGCCTATGATGCCTCAATCGCTAAGCTTGCTGACTACCTCACAAGCCTTGCCCCAAGACAAGTGTTTTTACGCATTGGCTACGAGTTTGACGGCCCATGGAACTGCTATTCACCTAGCAGCTATAAGCAAGCCTTTAAACGTGTTGCCAGTCACCTCAATAAGCGCAACCTAGATAATGTAGCCACCGTATGGCAAAGCGCTGCCTGGCCAGATCCAACGATAGCTGGCGACAATAGGGCGCAATACAGCTTTAACAACAAAAACCATTTAAATGATTGGTATCCAGGCGATGAGTATGTTGACTGGATTGGTGTGTCGGTGTTCTACCGCGACCTAAAACAATGGGCATACACTCCGCCATATACCCCCGACTTTGCTCAGCAACAAATCTTGCAGTTCGCCCGTCACAAACAAAAACCTATTTTGATTGCAGAGGCTGCGCCGCAAGCCTACCGAACGGGCGCTCTGACCCACAGCTATATTCAGAAAAACACCCAAAAACCAATAAGCGCCGAGCAGCTTTGGCAAGACTGGTATCAACCCCTATTCGACTTTATCTACGCCAACCAAGACGTAATACGAGCACTTGCCTATATCAATACCCACTGGGAAACCCAGGGTATGTGGCACTGCGCCGAGGATGCCAGTCCACCCAATGATGACTGCCGCAACGGTAACTGGGGCGACTCGCGCGTTCAAGCAAATCCATACATACAGCAAAAATGGTTAGAACAAATCAGTAATCCACAAAAGTGGATTCAAGCCGAATAA